From the Sandaracinaceae bacterium genome, the window GCCGCCTCAGCTCAGGCCGCCGCAGCTCAGGCCGCGGGCTCGGCCGCGGACTCGTCGCGCGAGCCGCCGCCCATCGTGGCCAGCGCGCCCGCGACGCCGCCCGCGACGAGCGCGATGCCGGCGTCGTAGAGGAACGTCGTCCACTCGACGGCCTGCGTCGGATCCGCCACCTGGCTGACGAGCGCGAGGTAGTCCTCAGGCGTCAGGCCCATTCGCACCACGAAGTAGCTCGCGATCACGATGACCGCGGTGACGTGGCCGCTGCGCATCGGCACCGCGATCGGCGCGCCCTCCTCCGGCTCCTTCATGTACATGACCACGAGGACCCGGAGGTAGTAGTAGGCGCCAACCGCGCTGAAGATCACCGCCAGCACCGACAGCCACACCAGGCCGCCGCCGCCTTCGACGGCCGCGAGGATGACGTAGTACTTGCCGAAGAAGCCGGCGAGGGGCGGGAAGCCCATCAGCGACAGGACGCCGAGCGCCATGGGCACGCCCACCCAGGGGTGACGGCGGCCGACGCCGGCGAGGTCGTCGTAGCTGACCGCTTCCTTGCCGCGCGAGCCGACGAGGATCAGCGACGCGAAGGCGAGCACGTTCGAGACGGTGTACGCCGCGAGGTAGTAGAGGAGCGCGCTGAGCCCGACGCCGCCGTCCGTCTTCCAGGCCGCCACCAGGCCGAGGAGCATGAAGCCCGCGTGGCTGATGGACGAGTACGCGAGCATGCGCTTGACGCTCTTCTGGATCAGCGCGGCGAGGTTGCCGAAGACGAGCGTGATGGCGGCGAGCCCGGCGAAGGCCGGCGGCCAGCCGCTGTCGGCGTTCGCGACGGTCTCGTCGCCGAGGGCCACGAGGAAGACGCGGATCATCACCCCGAAGACAGCCGCCTTGACCACGACCGCCATGTAGGTGGTGACCGGCGTGACCGCGCCCTCGTAGGCGTCCGGCGCCCACGCGTGGAACGGTACGGCGCTGACCTTGAAGGCGAGCCCGACCACCAGCAGCAGCATCGAGAGCAAGAGGATGTTCGGCTCCGCGTCCCCGGCGGAGACGACGGCCGCGATCTCGGTCAGGTTCGTGTGCCCGGTCGCGCCGTAGAGCAGCGACATGCCGAAGAGCAGCACCGCGGAGGCGAAGCTCCCGAGCAGGAAGTACTTGAGCGCGCCCTCGGCGGCCTTGGGGCTGGAGCGCCGGAAGGCCACCAGACCGTAGATGCCGAGAGACATCGTCTCGAGGGCCACGAAGAGGCTCAGGAGATCGGTCGCGCGGCCGAGGGCCATCGCGCCGAACGCGCTGAAGAGCAGGATGACGTAGAACTCACCCCGCTCGAGCCCGTACTCCCGCAGGTAGCCGCCCGCGAGCAGCGCCGCGAGGGCCGCGCCGCCGCAGATCACGAGATCCAGAAAATGCGCGAGGCGATCGGACGCCAGGTAGGCGGTGAAGAGCTCCGCGTTCTCACCCGTCGCGGAGACCGGGTTGAACCAGAGGCCGAGGCTGATGGCGGCCGCGGCGAGCAGGATCACCGCGCTGACGATGGACAGCTCCGCGCGCTCCTTCGCGAACGCGTCGGCGAGCATCATGGCGAGCCCGCCGAACGCCACTACCAAGAGGGGCGCCACGAGCATGAACGAGGCGAAATCTCCGGTCATCGGTCAGCTCCGAGCTGGGCGAGGCGGACGGGGCGTTGCGTTGCGCTACCTGGCGCGAGCACCGCGGCGGTCGGGCCGTCGGCCTCGTCCTCGCGGGCCGCGGTCTCGCCCTCCTCCGCTTCTTCTTCTTCGGCGGCCTCACCCTCGGGGGCGGCCTCCTCGGGGAAGGCGCCGGGCAAGATGCGCAGCGAGTCGTCCTGGAACGCGACGATCGCGCGGGCGTTCCAGCGGCCCATGAACGCGTCGACCGACGCCTCCATCGGGTGCAGGAAGAAGTTCGGCACCAGGCCGATCCAGAAGATGAGCACGACGAGCGGGGCCATGATCCACCGCTCGCGGCCCGTCAGGTCGGCGAGGTTCTCGTTCTCGGGGTTCTTCACCGGGCCCCAGAACGTCTTGAGCACCGCGTGCAGCATGTAGATGGCCGCGAGGATCACGCCGGTGGCGGCGATCAGGGTGAAGACCTTCTGGTAGACGTTGAACGTGGACGAGACGAAGGTGCCGCTCAGCACCATGAACTCGCCGACGAAGCCGTTCGTGCCAGGCAGGCCGACCGAGCTCATCGCGACGATGACGAAGAGCGTCGTGTAGGCGGGCATCACCTTCGCGAGGCCGCCGAAGTCGGCGAGGTCGCGCGTGTGTCGGCGGTCGTAGATGACGCCAACCAGGATGAAGAGCGCGCCGGTCGAGATGCCGTGGCTGACCATCTGCAGGATGCCGCCGGCCACGCCGCCCTCGGTCATGCTGAAGATGCCCAGCATGACGAAGCCGAGGTGGCTCACCGACGAGTACGCGACGAGCTTCTTCACGTCACGCTGCACCCAGGCGCAGTACGCGCCGTAGACGATGCCGATGATCGCGAACACCGCGAGGCTCGGCGCCACGTAGCGGCTGGCCCACGGGAAGAGCGGCATCGCGAACCGGATGAAGCCGTAGCCGCCGAGCTTCAGGAGCACCGCGGCCAGGATCACCGAGCCACCCGTCGGCGCCTGCACGTGCGCATCCGGCAGCCAGGTGTGGAACGGGAACATCGGGACCTTGATCGCGAACGCCAGGGCGAAGGCGAAGAAGAGCACCAGCTGCTCGGTGCGCGGCAGCATCAGGAAGCTGATCTGCTCGAGGTCGAAGGTCATGACCTGCGCGGTGTTCTCGGGCGCGTAGCGGAACTGGATCACCACGTACAGGAGCGCGACCAGCATGAGCAGGCTGCCGACCATCGTGTAGATGAAGAACTTGACGGCCGCGTAGACCCGATCCTTGCCGCCCCAGACGCCGATGATGAGGTACATCGGCACCAGCATCAGCTCCCAGAAGACGTAGAAGAGGAACAGGTCGAGCGCGAGGAACGCGCCGAGCATGCCGACCTCGAGCATGAGGAAGGCGAAGGCGTACTCCTTGACCTTCGTCTTGACGCTGTTCCACGAGACGTCGAGCGCGATGGGCGTCAGGAGCGTGGTGAGGATGACCAACCAGAGGCTGATGCCGTCCACGCCGACCTTGTACGAGATGCCGAAGCTCTCGATCCACGGCGCCTGCTCGAGGAGCTGGTAGCTCGCGCTGGCGAAGGTGAGCCCCTCCTGCGCGAAGCCGCCGAAGAACGGGGCGCAGACGTGGCTCCAGAAGAACGCCGTGAGAGGGCCGGCCTCGGCCAGGGTGTCCGCGTCGGGGGCGAGCGCCTCACGCACGACCGGGCCGAGCAGGTAGAGCGAGAGCACGAAGCCCGCCCAGAGCCAGATGCTGGCCACGCGGCGGATGCCGTCGACCCACTGGCGCGGGACGAAGAGCAGCATGATCGCGCCGAGCGCCGGCCACGCCAGCAGCGCCGAGAGGTAGCCCTCGGTCGACGGCGTGCCGATGACGGCCGTGCTCACGAGCACCGCGCCCGCCATGGCGATCGCGTAGCCGAGCGGGCCGGCCTTCTCGGGCAGGAGTCGCCCCACGAAGAGGGTGACGAGCACCCACGGGAGGGGGAAGAGCAAGAGGGTCGTCAACACGTCGCTCATCGGACCAACTCCGCGCGGCGAGCAGGCTGCCGGGCCACACGCAAGGTGACGTCCTCGCTGCTACGCGCGAGGTTGCCGAAGGGGTTTCGGATCTCGACGGTGCCGCGGACGCGGACCGCCACCGTGATGCGCGCGGCGCCGATGGTGATCGCGTCACCCGGGGTGAGCGTGATGCGTCCGTCGTCCTCGCCGTCGCGGTCGGGGATCGCGGCGCCGTTGATGCGCACGATCAGCTCGCCGTCCTCATACGCGAGGCTCGGCGGCGCTTGCTCGGGATCGGCCATCGCGGCGGGGCCGCCGATCTCCGGGTCGAAGGTCCAGTCGTCGCCGGGCTCGAGCACGACCTCCATCGGGCCGAAGAGGTCACGCGGGTTCTCGACCACCGCGACCACCGCGTAGTAGGCGGCGCCGTCGTAGTCGAACTCGCCCTGCGCGTCCTCGGACCACTCGCTGTCCCAGGTGCCGTCGGAGTCGAAGTCCCAGCGGTACTCGTAGCCGAGGCCGCGGCTGGCGCTCCACTGGATCCGGCCGACCTCGGGCTCCGCCTCGAGGTTGGCGTGCGGATAGGTGAACCACCAGGCGAGGCCGGCGAAGCCGACCACGAAGAGGCCCGCGTAGGCGTAGATGACGCCGTTCTGCGGCCGGGTGATCAGGAAGCCGAGCGCCTTCATCCCGCCCGCGCTCGCGCGGGTGAGCAGGCCGTCGACGAAGAAGCGGTCGAGGTTCGCGGCGAACACGCCGAGCCACTTCA encodes:
- a CDS encoding NADH-quinone oxidoreductase subunit N, which codes for MTGDFASFMLVAPLLVVAFGGLAMMLADAFAKERAELSIVSAVILLAAAAISLGLWFNPVSATGENAELFTAYLASDRLAHFLDLVICGGAALAALLAGGYLREYGLERGEFYVILLFSAFGAMALGRATDLLSLFVALETMSLGIYGLVAFRRSSPKAAEGALKYFLLGSFASAVLLFGMSLLYGATGHTNLTEIAAVVSAGDAEPNILLLSMLLLVVGLAFKVSAVPFHAWAPDAYEGAVTPVTTYMAVVVKAAVFGVMIRVFLVALGDETVANADSGWPPAFAGLAAITLVFGNLAALIQKSVKRMLAYSSISHAGFMLLGLVAAWKTDGGVGLSALLYYLAAYTVSNVLAFASLILVGSRGKEAVSYDDLAGVGRRHPWVGVPMALGVLSLMGFPPLAGFFGKYYVILAAVEGGGGLVWLSVLAVIFSAVGAYYYLRVLVVMYMKEPEEGAPIAVPMRSGHVTAVIVIASYFVVRMGLTPEDYLALVSQVADPTQAVEWTTFLYDAGIALVAGGVAGALATMGGGSRDESAAEPAA
- a CDS encoding NADH-quinone oxidoreductase subunit M, encoding MSDVLTTLLLFPLPWVLVTLFVGRLLPEKAGPLGYAIAMAGAVLVSTAVIGTPSTEGYLSALLAWPALGAIMLLFVPRQWVDGIRRVASIWLWAGFVLSLYLLGPVVREALAPDADTLAEAGPLTAFFWSHVCAPFFGGFAQEGLTFASASYQLLEQAPWIESFGISYKVGVDGISLWLVILTTLLTPIALDVSWNSVKTKVKEYAFAFLMLEVGMLGAFLALDLFLFYVFWELMLVPMYLIIGVWGGKDRVYAAVKFFIYTMVGSLLMLVALLYVVIQFRYAPENTAQVMTFDLEQISFLMLPRTEQLVLFFAFALAFAIKVPMFPFHTWLPDAHVQAPTGGSVILAAVLLKLGGYGFIRFAMPLFPWASRYVAPSLAVFAIIGIVYGAYCAWVQRDVKKLVAYSSVSHLGFVMLGIFSMTEGGVAGGILQMVSHGISTGALFILVGVIYDRRHTRDLADFGGLAKVMPAYTTLFVIVAMSSVGLPGTNGFVGEFMVLSGTFVSSTFNVYQKVFTLIAATGVILAAIYMLHAVLKTFWGPVKNPENENLADLTGRERWIMAPLVVLIFWIGLVPNFFLHPMEASVDAFMGRWNARAIVAFQDDSLRILPGAFPEEAAPEGEAAEEEEAEEGETAAREDEADGPTAAVLAPGSATQRPVRLAQLGADR